Sequence from the Sylvia atricapilla isolate bSylAtr1 unplaced genomic scaffold, bSylAtr1.pri scaffold_91_arrow_ctg1, whole genome shotgun sequence genome:
CACGATGGGCCTAAAATGGACTCAGGATTTACCCAAAATGGACCCACAGTGGACCCAAGATAGACCGACAGTGGACCAAAATGGACACAGGATGGACCCAAGATGGATGCAAAGTGGACACAGGATGGACCAAAATGGACCCAGGATGGACCCAAAGTGAACCCAGGATGGACCCAAAGTGAACCCAGGATGGACCAAACATGGACCCAAATTGGACTCAAAATGGACCCAGGATGGACCAAAAATGAAtcaaaatcactgaaaattgaACTAAATTGAATGCAAAATGGACCCAGGATGGACCTAGGATGGACCTGAAATGGATTTGGGATTTACCCAAAATGGTCTCAAGATGGACACACAGTGGACCCAAGATGGACCCATAATGGATGGACCCAAATTGGAACCAAAATGGATCCAAATGCACCAAGGATGGACCCAGGATAAACCCAAAATGGACTCAGGATGGGCCCAAATTTCGACCACATATGGACCccaaatggacccaaaatggacccagGATGGACCCACAATGGACCCAGGACAAACCAAAAATGGACCCAGGATGGAGCCAGGATGGAACCAAAATTGTCCCAAGATGGACAGAAATTGGACAAAGATGGACCCAAAGTGGACGCAGAGTGGACTCAAAATGGACTCAGGATGGACCCAAAACAGATCCAGGATAGACGCAATGGGACCCAAAAGAGATTCAAATGGAACCAAAATGGCCCCAAAAACCACCCaggatggacccaaaatggacacaaattGGACACAGGATGGACCCAAACTGaagcaaaaattattctcaAATGGATCCAAAATGGAACTCGGATGGACGAAAATTGTGTCAAGATGGACCCAgaatggacccaaaatggaccaaAAGAGAACACAAAATGGAATAGAAATCCACCCAGGATAGACCCAAAtgcacccaaaatggacccagCATGGAGACAAAGTGGACCCAGAATGGACCCAAGATAGACTCaggatggacccaaaatggactcAGGATGGACCTAAAATGGGCTCAGGATTTTCCCAAAATGGACCCTGGATGGACCCACAATGGACCCCAAATGATCCCAAGATGGACCAAAATGGACCCAGAGGGGACCCAGGAATGTATCCGGAATGGACACAACAAGGTCCCAGGACTGACCTAGAATGGACCGaggatggacccaaaatggactGAAAATGGATGCATGATGGACCTAAAATGGGCCCAGGATGCACCAAAACAGACCCAAAATGGTCCCAGGATGGATCTAGGATTGACCCAGGGTGGATCCCAGTCACGAGTTTCACACTTTTGTAAGCTTTGGTCTGTTTCCATATTGGGGTCAATTATCCAATTACAGTTCCAGGTTATGAAGCCTCAAGACAATGgggtggggacactgagctggggacactggtATGGGGACAATGGGGCggtggcactgggctggcacagggagcactgggctggtggcactgggacagggctgaggaCACTGGGCTGAAACTGGGTTGCTGACACTGGACTGGTGGCACTTGGGTGGTGACGGTGAGACAGAACTGAGGACACTGGGCTGGTGACACTGGGATGGGACTGATGGCACTGGGACACAACTGGGGATGCTGGGACAGGGATACTGGGTCaggtgttgggaaagatgggacaggaagggcttatggatatgattgtctggtaagaaatactggagatgtaaaacctgtgagtgaaagagaaatgaaggccagctttgagatggaggcatggcaggcaggaagacggtgATTAGCTGGAGATaggctgaaggacagaaaataaaaggacccaagaatgcagcccctctccaccctgctaaggcatcaaggaaaaagtagataagaaaagtcgtctttagagtttagaatgtaggatgatatggtaatttagtaattctcataggttgcatgcaaagtttgtcggttttgtatcttgcgccggttggtcactgtaaattagaatattcaacacaaaaggagatataatgtattgtaacaaggtcctcgctctcttttcctcttgcctctttTCCACTTCCctcttgcccgctctctccctctgcttcttttacctccctctctcctcctgccctgaccccggcactcttcttacctctcttagCCCACTTAGCCTTTttacctccctcacctcattccccctctccctctctctttggggcttctctccagccgaggctggtggctgaaggcaaagcCCTCTTTACCCATGGCCCTTACAATAAAACCgcgtgtttctagaatatctcagggctgcagagttccttgtccctgccattCATGGATGTCCCTACAGAGGGGATTTGAATTccccattccaagggaggctcagGCTTTCCCTGGCACACCCCTGTCTTTCAAAATAAGGCAACACCTTTCTCTGAGTTAGTTATAAAGTAAAAGCTAGTTTTAATATAAGTTATAATAGTTATAATATCAAAGCATTTCAGCATTGTGCAGtctctattttattatttcgCTAAGGCCTAGGATACAAAATCGATTTATTATGCTGCCATTTATGTCAGCTGTACAGTGCACACATAAACTGATAGATTATGTTATaccaaaaagcagctgaaaggaaTTATAAATTGTACTGTATCAAAACTGTTGTGATCAATAACAACAAGCAAAAGCCGATATATGAATGCAGAAGCCAATATTGTATTTTCATTGATATTGTCATTGATATTGTCATTTATAACCCAGGTCTGGGGCTTTTCCAACAGGCACTGAGGGGGCTCATTCACCCTCTGCCTTTGCGTCCTTgagtgtccccaagtgtccctGAGCATCCATGcatgtccctgagtgtccctaAGCATCCCTGGTGTCCCCAAGTGTTCCCAGTGATGTCACCCCAGGAATTCCCATCAGGATTTGGGACAGTCTCAATGAAAATTCCTGGAAAATTCCCCAAATTTGTGTCAAATCCCATGTGGTGAGGGGCAAGGGACAACTGATACCAGCGATGTTCCCAATGACGTCACTGCCCCTGTGATGTCACATTGGTGACCTCACTGACCCCCAGCAGCCTCGGGATGTCCTCCATGGCTTTTTGGCACTGCTCAGCCACTGCACGGCCAAAggggccaccagggccaccagAGTTACCACAGGGACTCCAGAGGACCTTGTGGATTTCCTCAATTATCACCAGCAGGTGATCCTTGGTCAGGCGGGCACTGGCCTCCCACATCCATTCCGCCCCACACAGCCGTTTGgcctgggccagcacagcctcGGGGTCATCAGGGGACTTCTCCTCTGTCCACTCCTCGCTGCCCTCGAGGCCATCGAGCCAGGAATCCAGGTCCCAGGGGAACTCGGTGCCTCCAACACACAGATCTGTGAAGCgccccagcagctcccgggCCTCCTTCACCTGCTGTCCCCTACTGGTGGCCACCTCCACCTGCCTGGTGGCCACGACAGGCTCTTCCCTGCCCTCAGTAGCCGCCGCCACAGGGGCATCGTGGGGGACCATTGCCGAGGGCAGGGCCACTgatggctgtggggctgtggctaccaggctgtccccagctgtcccttgGCCAGGGGGGATCTTGTCCCACAGGTCTCTGgccaggctggtggcagtggccTCGGCAGGGTCCTCATTGGTGGCCTTGTTGATGGCCTCATTGGTGGCCTCGGCAGTGTCCTCGTCCTCCAAGGTGCAGAAGATCTTCATGGCGACCACATACACCTTGTCCCAGTTGGGCTCGAAGGTGTTCACCGACTCCCGCCAGACTCTCTCTGCGGTTGTCACATCGGCCTTGGTGGGCCTCGGGGTGGCCCTGAGGATGGCCAGGCCCTGGCGCACGGAGATGACAGCGTCGTTGTCCAGGGTGTTCTGCAGGAACCAGATCAATCTTGACAGGTCTCTGTGCAGGGACTTTGGGTACAGGAGCGGCCACACATCCTTGTGTGGCGCGGTCACAGTGGCCGCCAGCTCACCCAGGATGGCCACCATGGCCACCAGCGCCTCCAGatcctggggaggggacagggacctcGTGTCTTCCTGGGGTGACCTCCTGGGGTGGCTCCTGTGCCCTCCCAGGGTCCCCTTTGTCTCCTCCCTGGAGACCTCAGCTGTCCTCTCTGTCCCTTTGTCACCCCCTCATCCACTCTTGCCTGCCACCCCCTGTTGTCCCCTCCTGCCAGTCTCAGTGCCCTTCACCTCCTGTCACCTCCACCCTTCCTCCCATGccatcctgtcccctcctgccaccccCCCGTCTCCCCCCTTGTCCCCTCCCGCCCTCCTGGGCCAGGATTGTGGCACCTTGCGTGGGTCCATGTCTGCTGGACACAGTctggggacactccagggacACTCTGAGGACATTCCGAGTGGCGAACAGGACCTGGTGACAGTCGCAGACACACGGGGttgtggcacagctgggagcaaacaggaagaggaaacaGGAAGAAGTGACATCACTGCCACAGTGTCACCACAGCAATGTCACCAGCCCGGTGTCCCCAGTTTCACCCTGGTGTCCCCACTCCCATTTCCACCGTGCCAGTGCCACCACCCCAGTGAGTCCCAGGgtcaccccagtgtccccagtgccacccatgGCAtcagcccagtgtccccagtcccctcccagTGTGCCCATCCTGGGGCAGCAGAAGATCTGAACTGGTCTGAACTGGTTCATACTGGTCTATACTGGTCAGGGCAGGTAGAAGTCTCTACTGGTCTCTATATATACATACTGCTCTGTACTGGCCTAAACTGGTTTACACCACTCTATACTGGTCCACACTGGTCCATACTGGTTTTTATTCACACACAGCCTCTGGCAGCACCATCAGCCCCATGGCCAGCCcttgcccagcccagagcccaaCTCATCCAAACTGCTCTGTACTGGTCTATACTGGTCTGTACTGGTCCATGCTGGCCTATACTAGTCTATACTGGTTCATACCACTCTATACTGGCTTATACTGGTCCATACTGGTCTATACTGTTCCATACTGGTTTACACTGGTCCATACGGATTCGTACTGCTTTTTACTTACGCCATTCGATCCTTTCGTTTCCTTTTAGGCCCCGCCCATTTCCACGCCCCCATTTCTCCCCCGCCCATTCCAGTTATCCTTTCCTGCCGCTCCTAGGCGAcgccccctcctctccccattggCCGCCGCTCCTGCGGCCCCGCCTTTTTTCCCACgctcccattcccaatccccGCTCCTTCTCCGCTCTGCCGCTCACCATTGGCCTCCATCTGCGGCCCCGCCCCTCTGTGGGCGTGACCAGACGACAGATCGGCGTTTATTGAAAGGCTCCGCGCAGCCGCGGCCCCGGGGGGTGGagccagcccggccccggcggggccCAACGCGGGCCGGGGGCTCGGGGGAGCGCAGGGGCGAGGGGCTGGGGGCGTTCCGGGGGGTTCAGTTAATGGGGGGGCCTCGGGGAGTTCCGAGGGGGTTGTGTCAGTGATCGGGACGTCCCATGGGAGGGGGAGAGGCGGTGAGTGGGGGGTCCTGGCGCACTGGGGGGGGCTCATGGATCGGAGGGGCCCCAGCAAATTGGGGGGGATCCCTGATGATAACGGGGGGGTGGAGGGGGCCATCGCCCAAGAAACCCCCGCCAGTGCTGGGgacccccctgtgccccccaagTCCCGCTCGGGCCCCCCCAGTCCTGGCGCTGTTCCCGGGGGGTGAAAGGGGAGGGGCCGGACCCCCTGGGATGGGTGGGGGGCACAAAAGGGGGTTCGAGCCTCATGCTCGGGGGGGGTCAGTACACGAGGGGGGGTCCAGTCCCAGTGCTCGTGAACAGGGAGGGTCCCAGTGCACGAGGATGATGAGGATGGTGATGGGTGAGGGTCCCGGTGCTTGAGGGAGGGGCTGGTCCTGGTGCAGTTGGGTCCTGATGCTCGGGGGTGTCCCTGGTGGGTGTCCGAGGGTGGCGTGTGACACAGAGAAAGACCCTGGGGACACCGCGGACCCTCGCACGGGGGCGGGGTCGCTCCCGGTGACACACGAGGGGCTCTTGGTGGCACGAGGAGCTGGGGACACTCTAGTGTCCTCAAGTCTCCCCAGTGACACCACTGTCCCGATGATGTCACAACAGTGTCATGACTGTCCTCCAGCCGCCTGGGGATGTCTTCGATGGCTCTTTGGCAGCGCTCAGCCACTGCACGGCCACGggggccaccagggccaccagAGCTGCCACTGGGACTCAAGAGGAGGAAGTCGATTTCCCCAAGTGTCACCAACAGGTGACGCCTGGCCAGGCGGGCACTGGCCTCACACAGCAGCTTGGCCTTGGCCACTATGGCCGCCAAGGCCTTGGGGACATCGCGGGACacctcctgtgtcccctccagggCAGCCTCAATGTGCCCGAGCCCACGCAGCAGCTCCAAGGGGAGCACCTTGGCTTTAGAACACGTGACCTCCAagtgcttcagcagctccagggcctcCTTCTgccgctgtcccctcctggtGGCCATCACAGCCTCTTCCCTGGCCTTGGTGGCCACCACCAAGGGCAGGGCCACTGACGGCTGTGGGGCTGCGGTCACCTGgttgtccccagctgtcccttgGCTGGGAGGGGTCTCATCCTGCAgttccccagcctggctggtggcagtggcCTCGTTGGTGGCTGAGATCTTCCAGGTATTGCAGAGCTCAGTGGCCTTGCACTCCAGCAGGTACCAGTTCTCCTCGAGCAGGCGCAATGACCCCTGCCAGGCTCTGACCGTGGCTCTCACATCAGCCCAGGTGACCCCCGAGGTGGCCTCAAGAGCGGCCACGGCCTGgtccagggaggtgacaccatGCTGGTCCAGGACATTGACACTGGGGTGGTCCAGGGTGTCCCGGAGGGTCCAGGTGAAGTCCCTCAGTTTTTTGTGCAGGGACTCTGGGTACAGGAGCGGCCACACGCGCCTGTGTGGCACAGTCACAGTGGCTGCCAGCTCACCCAGGGTGGCAACTGGGGCCACCAGAGCCTCCAGcacctggggaggggacacaggaggtGGCGGAGTCCTCATGGCACTTGTGGCTTCCTAGATTGGACTCTGTGCCCTCCCGGGGTCCCCTTTGTCCCCTCCCTGGAGGGCTCAGCTGTCTCCTCTGTCCTTTTGTCACCCCCTTGTCCCCCCTGCCACCCCgtgctgtcccctctgccacctcccGCTGTCCTTCCTGCCGCCCCCTGCCACCCCCCTGCTGTCGCTTCCCCGCCACCATCCTCACTTCCTTTCACccctctgtcacctcctcccttcctcccacccCTTCCTGTCCCCTTTGcagtcccctgtcccctctaCCACACCCatgtcccccctgtccccttccACCACCCCGCGCCGGGATTGCCGCACCTCGCGGGGCTCCATGGCCGCTGGGAACACGGCGGGGACGCcttggggacactctggggacacTCCGGGTGGCAAACAGGACCTGGTGACAGTCGCAGACACACGGGGTTGTGGCACAGCCGGGAGCaaacaggaagaggaaacaGGAAGAAGTGACGTCACTCCCCAGTGTCACCATAGCAATGTCACCAGCCCGGTGTCCCCAGTCtcaccccagtgtccccaccccCATTGtctctgtgccagtgccaccaCCACAGTGAGTCCCAGGGtcaccccactgtccccagtgccacccatgGCAtcagcccagtgtccccagtcctctcccagtgtccccatcccagggcagcagaagaTCTGAACTGGTTCATACTGGTCTATACTGGTCTATATTGCTCTATAACTGATCAGGGCATGGGAAACTCCATCGTGGTCTGTACAAATGCATACTGGTCTGAACTGGTCTGAACTGGTCCCTACTGCTCTCAGCTGGTCCATACTGGTCCATACTGCTCTACAGTGGCTTATACTGGTTTATACTGGTTTACACTGTCCCTACTGGTCTAAACTGGTCTATACTGGCCAGGGCAGGTAGAAGTCTCTACTGGTCTGTATATATGCATACTGGTCTATACTGGTCTGAACTGGTTTATACCACTCTATACTGGTCCATACTGGTCCATACTGGTTTTCATTGACGCACGGCCGCACACAGCACCATCAGCCCCACGGCCAGCCAGTGCCTGCCCAGAGCCCAACTCATCCAAACTGCTCTCTACTGGTTTATACTGGTCTGTACTGGTGTGTACTAGTCTATACTAGTTCATACTGTTCCATACTGATCCATACTGTTCCATACTGGTCTGTACTGGTCCATACGGGTCTGTACTGGTCCATACATATCCGTACCGGTTTTGACTCAGACCAGTAAATCCTCTCGGTTCCGTTCAGGCCCCGCCCATTTCCACGCCCCCCTTCCTGCCACGCCCaattcctccctcccttcccgcCTCTGCCAGGCCAcgccctctcctctcctcattgGTCATCGCTCCTGCGACCCCGCCTTTTTTCCCACGCCCTTCCTAATCCctgccccctccctgctccGCCGCTCACCATTGGCCACTCCTCGCTGCCACGCCCCCTATGGGCGGGGACAGAAGCCGGATGGGCGGTTAATGAAAGGCTCCGCGCAGCGGCGACCCCGGGGGTGGAGTCAGCCCGGCCCCAGCGGGGGGCCTCGGGGGGCCTCAGGGGGTGCAGCCGTCATGACCGCACGGGGGGGTCTGGGTGGGGTCCCAGGGATTGGGGGGGTCCTGCTGAGTGGGGGGGGCGCGGTGAGGGGTGTCCCATGGGTATGGGAGGGGCGGTGAGTGGGGGGACCTGGCGCACTGGGGGGAGCTCATGGATCGGGGGGGCGGTGAATGCGGGTCCCGGTGCATTGGGGGCCCGGGTAAATTGGGGAGCGTCTCTAGTGATAACGGAGGATCCCGGCTGATAACAGGGGGGAAACAGGACCGAGCCCCGAGGGACCCCCCGGTGCCGGGgacccccctgtgccccccagtCCCGCTCGGGCCCCCCCAGTCCCGGCGCTGTTCCCGGGGGTGAAACGGGAGGGGCCGAACCCCCGGGATGGGTGGGGGGCCCCACCTCACTTGGCTTTGCTTCGTTCTTCCCAACGCTGCGGGAAAACGACTTTGGGAGTTTTCTGCCACAAATCTCCCCCCGCCTCCGCTCAGCCCGAGGGCGTTGGGGGTTTTCCCTTTCGGGGGAAATCAAAGCCACGCGCTGATGCTCCTAATTCGGGCCAGGAGAACCGACGGCTTTCCTCGGAGCCGGTGGCGGCGAACAcgcagggctgggccaggcgGGCCGGGAGCTGCGGAGAactttgtttgtgttttcagctcAATCCCGACTCGGGCCCGGGCCCGTCCCGGGGCTGTTCCTCATCTCCGGCTTTCCCCTCACACagcccgggggcggggcctgagagcgcggggcggggccgggccgtgtGCAGAGCCCGCCCCTCGCTGGCCGCCATTGGCCGATTCTGCCGTCAGTGCCGGTGGTGGCTGCGCACTGATTGGGCGGAGCGGGGCCaagcccggccccggggccgcccccgggGCGCCCGTGGCCGGTTGGAGGCGCCATTGTGGGAGCGCGTGTGCGAccccgggagcggcggcagcggccggAGCCCGCTGAGGCGGCGGCGGAGCTCGGAGGCGGCCCCAGCGCAGGTGGGAGCCGCGCTCGCTTGtgccggggctcggggccggcTGCGGCCGGAGGGGGCGGCAGGGGGCTCTGGCGGCTTCCTTGTGCCGTGTGGGCGCCGTGTTGCCCGTGGCCTGAGGGCGCTGCGGGAGCGGCTGCCCGCGGTCTCCTTCCCGCCGCTGCCTCGGCAGGAGCCGGTGCCGGAGCAGCGCTGGCCCGTCCCGGTTCCCGTGGGTAGGACGGAGGTGGCCgccctgtccccggggctgtgcgggAACATTCCCGTCGCCAGAGGTTTGTGTCCCCAGAGGAGACCGAGGAGTCCTGTAAAAGTGACTTTATGGATGAGCAAAGGGAGAGGCCGTGCGGCATTTGCCGTGGGCTCTCTCCAGTTGTTGTAGGACGCGGGCTCctttttatcctgattttcccttctgcatctCCCTGTCCCTTTGCCCAGTGGCGAAGGGACTTGGAAAGTTGCGACTTCCCGATCCGCCTCCGGCATGTCCTCGTTAATATGCACCCCGCTTTTGTGTAACATCCGATGTTCATGGCTCTGTTCAATCTTTGTTCTTCTTCTCCATGGTCAGGAATTTCGCGGGACCTTGGCTGAGCAGCAGTCCGTGTCAGTGAGTAACATTTTCTGGAAGTGATGGTTTCTCCCGTTCCTTCCTCATCCCCAAGTCCCTGGCCCTATCTCCAAGCAGATTCACTCCCTgactctgtttttccttgctggGTCCCCTTTGGCTTTGGGCTCATTGTCAGTGagctccttccctgtccttctGTAGCCGTGTGTGGCTCAGGAGGCCTGGCTGCCACCTGCATCCCCTTGCTCAGCTGCTGAATGAGCTGCCCTCAGCAAGGTGTCCTGCACGGCCCCAAGATGAGAGTTGCTGCAGCACAACAGAGGACAAAGAGCATTCGTTTAACCTCTGGTGTGCCGGGGAACCACGAAACGATGCCCCATTACCATCCTTTCCACGTTTGGACTGAAACATGAgctgttttcttccctcctttgtCATCTGTTTCACCACTTTTCGGTGTTGGCTATTTGCCAACAGTAGTTTGAGTCATTTAATTTTCCACAAactcttccttcttttgctgATAGATAATCTGATCCCTTCCCATGGAGAACTGTTGCATTCCTCATCTGAGTGGGCTGATCAGCAGGAAATTCAGGAGCGGGATCTGTCTGGTTGGTTATTATTTCGAGGACATCTTGTAATCTAATTCTGCCATGGAAATGATCTATGGGTTCTGTGGCTCCTGATCTGAATTATTTCGGGTTCCCAGGGGATGGTCCCTGGTGTTGTAGGATTTGTTCTGGTGGCTGTTCgtcttttccccatttttgtATGCTCCCTCCAGCCAGGGATGCATCAAGTGATCacttttctgtaattaaatcaTAACATACTTGGATTCCAAACTGATTTCACTGAATCTGTGGTAGCAAAAAACTCCAGTGGTCTATTACACCCTATAGGCAGTGACAGCACATGTTGGAGTGGGGAGAGGGATGATTCCCCCCTCACTTATTGTAGTGAAGGTTTCACAACATTCTCcatttgctgtttccctttgcaGCTGAAGCAATTTGTGTTGCAGAGTCAGAAATCCTCACTGTGGGCTCTGCCTTTGGCTGTGCCAATTCCATCTGTGCAAGCAGGCAGAGCTTGGGCTGAGGGCCAGAGGGAATCAGCCCAATTCCTCCCCCAGGCAAGAAGAGCCTGGTGATTGTCCAcacttttccccagcagtgttcatttgcatttctaaagctcctctcctggctgcctggAGCAAAGATTCTCTTCCAGAGCAGCCATTGAATGACTCACAGGTGGTCCCCCCacaatctgcttttttttattttcgtttttattttgttttttacaatATTCTATTAACTGCTTATGCGTTAAGGGGTCTCCCTTAAAGCTCTTCTTGTTTTGCAAAATGCAACATTAAAAAACTCGTACCAAAAGCTTTCCATCACTAAGAGCCAAACAAAATctacacagaaacatttttgacTAGATTTTCCCAAACTTTAAACAGTCTAAACCCATAGAAATCCATTGGTTTAATGTTAATGGCTTCCTGGTTTTTAGTATTTGGTTTCCTATTGGAGCCGGATTTCTTTGCCTCTGATGTTAATTAGATTCACACTCCTGGATTTCCTTATCAGCCTTTTCCAGAGCAGGTGTCTCCAACTCTTCCAGGGGCAGTGTCTGGGGAAGATGTTGgttgctgtttgctgctggttGTCGTCTTTGTGGGTGTCTTTTCTGGCTATTCCC
This genomic interval carries:
- the LOC136375104 gene encoding uncharacterized protein — translated: MSSECPWSVPRLCPADMDPRKDLEALVAMVAILGELAATVTAPHKDVWPLLYPKSLHRDLSRLIWFLQNTLDNDAVISVRQGLAILRATPRPTKADVTTAERVWRESVNTFEPNWDKVYVVAMKIFCTLEDEDTAEATNEAINKATNEDPAEATATSLARDLWDKIPPGQGTAGDSLVATAPQPSVALPSAMVPHDAPVAAATEGREEPVVATRQVEVATSRGQQVKEARELLGRFTDLCVGGTEFPWDLDSWLDGLEGSEEWTEEKSPDDPEAVLAQAKRLCGAEWMWEASARLTKDHLLVIIEEIHKVLWSPCGNSGGPGGPFGRAVAEQCQKAMEDIPRLLGVSEVTNVTSQGQ